The following proteins are encoded in a genomic region of Capra hircus breed San Clemente chromosome 16, ASM170441v1, whole genome shotgun sequence:
- the TNNT2 gene encoding troponin T, cardiac muscle isoform X2, with protein sequence MSDVEETVDEYEEQEEAAVEEHEEAVEEEAGGEAEAGEPSAAEDGEEEEGREAEDGPVEESKPKPRPFMPNLVPPKIPDGERVDFDDIHRKRMEKDLNELQTLIEAHFENRKKEEEELVSLKDRIEKRRAERAEQQRIRTEREKERQARLAEERARREEEESRRKAEDEARKKKALSNMMHFGGYIQKTERKSGKRQTEREKKKKILAERRKVLAIDHLNEDQLREKARELWQSIYDLEAEKFDLQEKFKQQKYEINVLRNRVNDNQKVSKTRGKAKVTGRWK encoded by the exons aTGTCGGACGTGGAAGAGACGGTGGACGAGTATGA GGAGCAGGAAG AAGCAGCCGTGGAAG AGCACGAGGAGGCGGTggaagaggaggctggaggtgagGCTGAAGCTGGGGAGCCCAGTGCCGCAG AAGACGGAGAAGAAGAGGAAGGTAGAGAGGCTGAAG ATGGCCCGGTGGAGGAGTCCAAGCCCAAGCCCAG gcccttcaTGCCCAACTTGGTGCCGCCCAAGATCCCTGATGGAGAGAGGGTGGACTTCGAT gACATACACCGGAAGCGTATGGAGAAGGACCTCAACGAGCTGCAGACGCTGATCGAGGCGCATTTCGAGAACcgcaagaaggaggaggaggagctggtcTCCCTCAAAGACAGGATA gaGAAGCGGCGGGCAGAACGCGCTGAGCAGCAGCGTATCCGCACCGAGCGCGAGAAGGAGCGGCAGGCGCGCTTGGCG GAGGAGCGCGCCCgccgagaggaggaggagagccgCAGGAAGGCGGAGGACGAGGCACGCAAGAAGAAGGCTCTGTCCAACATGATGCACTTCGGAGGCTACATCCAGAAG ACAGAGCGTAAAAGTGGGAAGAGACAGACGGAgcgggagaagaagaagaagattctGGCTGAGCGGAGGAAGGTGCTGGCCATCGACCACCTAAACGAAGACCAGCTGAG GGAGAAGGCCCGGGAGCTCTGGCAGAGCATCTACGACCTGGAAGCGGAGAAGTTCGACCTGCAGGAGAAGTTCAAGCAGCAGAAATACGAG ATCAATGTTCTCCGGAACAGGGTCAATGACAATCAGAAAGT ctCCAAGACCCGAGGGAAGGCCAAGGTCACCGGGCGCTGGAAGTAG
- the TNNT2 gene encoding troponin T, cardiac muscle isoform X1 produces MSDVEETVDEYEEQEEAAVEEHEEAVEEEAGGEAEAGEPSAAEDGEEEEGREAEDGPVEESKPKPRPFMPNLVPPKIPDGERVDFDDIHRKRMEKDLNELQTLIEAHFENRKKEEEELVSLKDRIEKRRAERAEQQRIRTEREKERQARLAEERARREEEESRRKAEDEARKKKALSNMMHFGGYIQKAQTERKSGKRQTEREKKKKILAERRKVLAIDHLNEDQLREKARELWQSIYDLEAEKFDLQEKFKQQKYEINVLRNRVNDNQKVSKTRGKAKVTGRWK; encoded by the exons aTGTCGGACGTGGAAGAGACGGTGGACGAGTATGA GGAGCAGGAAG AAGCAGCCGTGGAAG AGCACGAGGAGGCGGTggaagaggaggctggaggtgagGCTGAAGCTGGGGAGCCCAGTGCCGCAG AAGACGGAGAAGAAGAGGAAGGTAGAGAGGCTGAAG ATGGCCCGGTGGAGGAGTCCAAGCCCAAGCCCAG gcccttcaTGCCCAACTTGGTGCCGCCCAAGATCCCTGATGGAGAGAGGGTGGACTTCGAT gACATACACCGGAAGCGTATGGAGAAGGACCTCAACGAGCTGCAGACGCTGATCGAGGCGCATTTCGAGAACcgcaagaaggaggaggaggagctggtcTCCCTCAAAGACAGGATA gaGAAGCGGCGGGCAGAACGCGCTGAGCAGCAGCGTATCCGCACCGAGCGCGAGAAGGAGCGGCAGGCGCGCTTGGCG GAGGAGCGCGCCCgccgagaggaggaggagagccgCAGGAAGGCGGAGGACGAGGCACGCAAGAAGAAGGCTCTGTCCAACATGATGCACTTCGGAGGCTACATCCAGAAG GCCCAG ACAGAGCGTAAAAGTGGGAAGAGACAGACGGAgcgggagaagaagaagaagattctGGCTGAGCGGAGGAAGGTGCTGGCCATCGACCACCTAAACGAAGACCAGCTGAG GGAGAAGGCCCGGGAGCTCTGGCAGAGCATCTACGACCTGGAAGCGGAGAAGTTCGACCTGCAGGAGAAGTTCAAGCAGCAGAAATACGAG ATCAATGTTCTCCGGAACAGGGTCAATGACAATCAGAAAGT ctCCAAGACCCGAGGGAAGGCCAAGGTCACCGGGCGCTGGAAGTAG
- the TNNT2 gene encoding troponin T, cardiac muscle isoform X3 — MSDVEETVDEYEEQEEHEEAVEEEAGGEAEAGEPSAAEDGEEEEGREAEDGPVEESKPKPRPFMPNLVPPKIPDGERVDFDDIHRKRMEKDLNELQTLIEAHFENRKKEEEELVSLKDRIEKRRAERAEQQRIRTEREKERQARLAEERARREEEESRRKAEDEARKKKALSNMMHFGGYIQKAQTERKSGKRQTEREKKKKILAERRKVLAIDHLNEDQLREKARELWQSIYDLEAEKFDLQEKFKQQKYEINVLRNRVNDNQKVSKTRGKAKVTGRWK, encoded by the exons aTGTCGGACGTGGAAGAGACGGTGGACGAGTATGA GGAGCAGGAAG AGCACGAGGAGGCGGTggaagaggaggctggaggtgagGCTGAAGCTGGGGAGCCCAGTGCCGCAG AAGACGGAGAAGAAGAGGAAGGTAGAGAGGCTGAAG ATGGCCCGGTGGAGGAGTCCAAGCCCAAGCCCAG gcccttcaTGCCCAACTTGGTGCCGCCCAAGATCCCTGATGGAGAGAGGGTGGACTTCGAT gACATACACCGGAAGCGTATGGAGAAGGACCTCAACGAGCTGCAGACGCTGATCGAGGCGCATTTCGAGAACcgcaagaaggaggaggaggagctggtcTCCCTCAAAGACAGGATA gaGAAGCGGCGGGCAGAACGCGCTGAGCAGCAGCGTATCCGCACCGAGCGCGAGAAGGAGCGGCAGGCGCGCTTGGCG GAGGAGCGCGCCCgccgagaggaggaggagagccgCAGGAAGGCGGAGGACGAGGCACGCAAGAAGAAGGCTCTGTCCAACATGATGCACTTCGGAGGCTACATCCAGAAG GCCCAG ACAGAGCGTAAAAGTGGGAAGAGACAGACGGAgcgggagaagaagaagaagattctGGCTGAGCGGAGGAAGGTGCTGGCCATCGACCACCTAAACGAAGACCAGCTGAG GGAGAAGGCCCGGGAGCTCTGGCAGAGCATCTACGACCTGGAAGCGGAGAAGTTCGACCTGCAGGAGAAGTTCAAGCAGCAGAAATACGAG ATCAATGTTCTCCGGAACAGGGTCAATGACAATCAGAAAGT ctCCAAGACCCGAGGGAAGGCCAAGGTCACCGGGCGCTGGAAGTAG